The genomic interval TCATCGCTTCATCGCTTCCTGAAGATGTCGAAATTGTGCACGTTACACCAAGTCATCAGTTCCCAACAGGTGTCGTCCTCAGCGCAAAGCGCAGAACTGAACTGATAAACTGGACTAAACAAAAAGAAAATCGCTATATTATCGAAGATGATTACGATAGTGAATTTAGATATAAAGGAAGACCTCTATCTGCATTACAAGGTATGAGTAATGAACGCGTCATATATATGAGTACATTTTCAAAATCAATATTTCCAAGTATAAGGTGTGCCTATTTAGTACTACCAGATAGACTGATGGAAGTGTATAAACAGATGACAAAACCAAATAATACTGTCCCAAGACATATTCAGTATATGATTGCTGCATTCATGAAAGACGGTGAATTTGAACGAAATATTAACCGAATGAGAAAAGAATATAAGAAGAAATTAGAGCTTGTGCTACAGTCTGTTAAAGAGACATTTAAACAAAGTAAAATCACTGGCAGTGATGCAGGTATGCACTTCGTACTCGAAACGAATGAAGCACTCAATAAAGATAGTATAGCCATAAATACGATAGATGACTACTATTCTGGAGATAAAATAAGTTATAAAAATCAGTATATCATCGGGTTTGGAAGTATCGAAGACGATGAAATTTCTTCCGTTATAAAAAATCTTAAAAATTAATCACAAAATAAATAAAAGTAGCTGCATACAATTGCAGTTACTTTTTTAGACAAAAAAAGAGACCTAACAGGTCCCTCAAAGTGCGGCTCATCGCATCCATTTTTATTGCCCGGCAACGTCCTACTCTCGCGGATCGTAAGACCAACTACCATCGGCGCTAGAGAGCTTAACTTCTGTGTTCGGTATGGGAACAGGTGTGACCTCTCTGCCATCGTCACCAGACAAATGAAAGATAAATAAATTATACTTTCAAAACTAGATAAAGTAAGTAAGATATATTAAGTTTTACTCGGCAATTCCGAATAAAAAATCTTTAAAATTGATTAAGTCTTCGATCGATTAGTATTCGTCAGCTCCATACATTACTGCACTTCCACCTCGAACCTATTAACCTCATCATCTTTGAGGGATCTTATAACCGAAGTTGGGAAATCTCATCTTGAGGGGGGCTTCATGCTTAGATGCTTTCAGCACTTATCCCGTCCATACATAGCTACCCAGCTATGCCGCTGGCGCGACAACTGGTACACCAGAGGTATGTCCATCCCGGTCCTCTCGTACTAAGGACAGCTCCTCTCAAATTTCCTACGCCCACGACGGATAGGGACCGAACTGTCTCACGACGTTCTGAACCCAGCTCGCGTACCGCTTTAATGGGCGAACAGCCCAACCCTTGGGACCGACTACAGCCCCAGGATGCGATGAGCCGACATCGAGGTGCCAAACCTCCCCGTCGATGTGAACTCTTGGGGGAGATAAGCCTGTTATCCCCGGGGTAGCTTTTATCCGTTGAGCGATGGCCCTTCCATGCGGAACCACCGGATCACTAAGTCCGTCTTTCGACCCTGCTCGACTTGTAGGTCTCGCAGTCAAGCTCCCTTGTGCCTTTACACTCTGCGAATGATTTCCAACCATTCTGAGGGAACCTTTGAGCGCCTCCGTTACTCTTTAGGAGGCGACCGCCCCAGTCAAACTGTCCGCCTGACACTGTCTCCCACCACGATAAGTGGTGCGGGTTAGAAAGTCAACACAGCCAGGGTAGTATCCCACCAGCGCCTCTACGTAAGCTGACGCTCACGCTTCAAAGGCTCCTACCTATCCTGTACAAGCTGTGCCGAATTTCAATATCAGGCTACAGTAAAGCTCCACGGGGTCTTTCCGTCCTGTCGCGGGTAACCTGCATCTTCACAGGTACTATGATTTCACCGAGTCTCTCGTTGAGACAGTGCCCAAATCGTTACGCCTTTCGTGCGGGTCGGAACTTACCCGACAAGGAATTTCGCTACCTTAGGACCGTTATAGTTACGGCCGCCGTTTACTGGGGCTTCAATTCGTAGCTTCGCATACGCTAACCACTCCTTTTAACCTTCCAGCACCGGGCAGGCGTCAGCCCCTATACTTCACCTTACGGTTTTGCAGAGACCTGTGTTTTTGATAAACAGTCGCTTGGGCCTATTCACTGCGGCTCTTCAAGGCTTGCACCCTAAAAAGCACCCCTTCTCCCGAAGTTACGGGGTCATTTTGCCGAGTTCCTTAACGAGAGTTCGCTCGCTCACCTTAGAATTCTCATCTTGACTACCTGTGTCGGTTTGCGGTACGGGCACCTAATTTCTAACTAGAGGCTTTTCTTGGCAGTGTGAAATCAACGACTTCGCTACTATAATTTCGCTCCCCATCACACCTTGATCTTAATGAGTACCGGATTTTCCTAATACTCAATCTCAGTGCTTGGACGTACATAACCAACAGTACGCTTCGCCTATCCTACTGCGTCCCCCCATCGTTCAAACAATCTTAGGTGGTACAGGAATATCTACCTGTTGTCCATCGCCTACGCCATTCGGCCTCGGCTTAGGTCCCGACTAACCCAGAGCGGACGAGCCTTCCTCTGGAAACCTTAGTCAATCGGTGGACGGGATTCTCACCCGTCTTTCGCTACTCACACCGGCATTCTCACTTCTAAGCGCTCCACATGTCCTTACGATCATGCTTCGACGCCCTTAGAACGCTCTCCTACCATTGTCCAAAGGACAATCCACAGCTTCGGTAATATGTTTAGCCCCGGTACATTTTCGGCGCAGCGTCACTCGACTAGTGAGCTATTACGCACTCTTTAAATGATGGCTGCTTCTAAGCCAACATCCTAGTTGTCTGGGCAACGCCACATCCTTTTCCACTTAACATATATTTTGGGACCTTAGCTGGTGGTCTGGGCTGTTTCCCTCTCGACTACGGACCTTATCACCCGCAGTCTGACTCCCGCATTAAATTATCTGGCATTCGGAGTTTGTCTGAATTCGGTAACCCGAGGGGGGCCCCTAGTCCAAACAGTGCTCTACCTCCAGTAATCATCATGCGAGGCTAGCCCTAAAGCTATTTCGGAGAGAACCAGCTATCTCCAGGTTCGATTGGAATTTCTCCGCTACCCACACCTCATCCGCTCACTTTTCAACGTAAGTCGGTTCGGTCCTCCATTCAGTGTTACCTGAACTTCAACCTGGACATGGGTAGATCACCTGGTTTCGGGTCTACGACCTGATACTCATTCGCCCTATTCAGACTCGCTTTCGCTACGGCTCCACATATACTGCTTAACCTTGCATCAAATCGTAACTCGCCGGTTCATTCTACAAAAGGCACGCCATCACCCATTAACGGGCTCTGACTACTTGTAAGCACACGGTTTCAGGTTCTATTTCACTCCCCTTCCGGGGTGCTTTTCACCTTTCCCTCACGGTACTGGTTCACTATCGGTCACTAGAGAGTATTTAGCCTTGGGAGATGGTCCTCCCGGATTCCGACGGAATTCCACGTGTTCCGCCGTACTCAGGATCCACTCAGGAGAGAATAACTTTTCGACTACAGGGCCTTTACCTTCTATGGCTGATTTTTCCAAAATCATTCGTCTAAACTATTCCTTTGTAACTCCGTATTGAGTGTCCTACAACCCCAGAGTGCAAGCACTCTGGTTTGGGCTCTTCCCGTTTCGCTCGCCGCTACTAAGGGAATCGAATTTTCTTTCTCTTCCTCCGGGTACTTAGATGTTTCAGTTCTCCGGGTGTGCCTTCTCATATGCTATGTATTCACATATGGATAACATGACATAACTCATGCTGGGTTTCCCCATTCGGAAATCTCTGGATCAAAGCTTACTTACAGCTCCCCAAAGCATATCGTCGTTAGTAACGTCCTTCTTCGGCTTCTAGTGCCAAGGCATCCACCGTGCGCCCTTAATAACTTAATCTGTTATTAATATTGTGATGTCTGCATAATGCAGACGCGCGATTTTTTTAAGAATTCAAATATGAACTCACTCGGTTTTGCTTGGTAAAATCTTTTTTATATCTTCTTACTTTATCTAGTTTTCAAAGTACAATATTAATGGTGGGCCTAAATGGACTCGAACCATCGACCTCACGCTTATCAGGCGTGCGCTCTAACCAGCTGAGCTATAGGCCCATTATTAATTTGAATGTATAAACATTCAAAACTGAATACAATATGTCTCCGTTATTCCTACAAACCTGATGGTTTGTTTCCGTATTATCCTTAGAAAGGAGGTGATCCAGCCGCACCTTCCGATACGGCTACCTTGTTACGACTTCACCCCAATCATCTGTCCCACCTTCGACGGCTAGCTCCTAAAAGGTTACTCCACCGGCTTCGGGTGTTACAAACTCTCGTGGTGTGACGGGCGGTGTGTACAAGACCCGGGAACGTATTCACCGTAGCATGCTGATCTACGATTACTAGCGATTCCAGCTTCATGTAGTCGAGTTGCAGACTACAATCCGAACTGAGAATGGTTTTATGGGATTTGCTTGACCTCGCGGTTTTGCTGCCCTTTGTACCATCCATTGTAGCACGTGTGTAGC from Macrococcus armenti carries:
- a CDS encoding PLP-dependent aminotransferase family protein, encoding MEMLTYKFSDQQYLYTQLYENIKRDILSGKLKHNEKLPSKRKLSTHLNLSGTTIEIAYQQLLDEGYIYSIPKVGFFVEDIQTINIAPESKSDIPNFKHTQRQLSLKIEDSHIKSFPFHKFRKYARDAFEQEQYHLLERGDIQGEEILRNEIRRYLYHSRGVNCENYQIIIGSSTEQLFTLLTKILGDSSYILENPGYPLIRKVLQSEHKSYQYIDVDEEGLIASSLPEDVEIVHVTPSHQFPTGVVLSAKRRTELINWTKQKENRYIIEDDYDSEFRYKGRPLSALQGMSNERVIYMSTFSKSIFPSIRCAYLVLPDRLMEVYKQMTKPNNTVPRHIQYMIAAFMKDGEFERNINRMRKEYKKKLELVLQSVKETFKQSKITGSDAGMHFVLETNEALNKDSIAINTIDDYYSGDKISYKNQYIIGFGSIEDDEISSVIKNLKN